A single Anopheles funestus chromosome 2RL, idAnoFuneDA-416_04, whole genome shotgun sequence DNA region contains:
- the LOC125763472 gene encoding UDP-N-acetylhexosamine pyrophosphorylase-like protein 1 yields MGERYATIAGQLAKWHQGHLLTFWGELTEQQRAGLLDSLSDSVDCASLDEAFRCAMATATSTKEDLNELLKPLARERYLSVAEASETELNDLRQAGLEQIRQGRVGVILLAGGQGTRLGSTAPKGTYNVNLPSGKSLFQLQAERIRKLQQLAGGEGRINWYIMTSEHTHTETLDYFKENQYFGLPADQIRLFRQRSVPCVDFEGRILLDEKWKLATAPDGNGGIYRALKDEGILDELERAGVLYLHAHSVDNILIKVADPVFIGYCIRKGADCGVKVIEKVEPDEAVGVVCEVKGKYQVVEYSELSSETANRRNPSDGKLTFNAGNICNHFFTTDFLRRIADTTMPLHVAKKKIPYVDPATGDRIKPTTPNGIKMEKFIFDVFPLAERFVALEGRRGEEFSALKNADTAGIDCPSSVRGDIYRLHRKWLINAGATEVLDAADASFDCEISPLLSYAGEGLETAASGQSFRCPVHLTGADERQPH; encoded by the coding sequence ATGGGTGAAAGGTACGCCACGATTGCAGGCCAACTGGCCAAATGGCACCAGGGTCATCTGCTAACGTTCTGGGGCGAACTGACGGAGCAGCAACGGGCCGGATTGTTAGATTCGCTGTCCGATAGCGTCGATTGTGCTTCGCTGGATGAAGCATTCCGTTGCGCCATGGCAACCGCCACGTCGACGAAGGAGGATTTAAACGAACTGCTAAAACCACTCGCCAGAGAACGTTATCTATCGGTGGCCGAGGCTTCGGAGACCGAACTGAACGACTTACGGCAAGCTGGGCTGGAGCAGATCCGCCAGGGAAGGGTGGGCGTAATATTGTTGGCCGGTGGGCAAGGAACCCGGCTTGGTTCGACCGCCCCGAAAGGCACGTACAATGTTAACCTGCCGTCAGGTAAATCGCTATTCCAGCTGCAAGCGGAACGTATCCGGAAGCTGCAACAGTTGGCCGGGGGCGAGGGTCGCATCAATTGGTACATAATGACCAGCGAgcatacgcacacggaaacgCTCGACTACTTCAAGGAGAATCAGTACTTTGGGCTCCCGGCGGATCAGATACGGTTGTTCCGCCAGCGTAGTGTGCCGTGCGTGGATTTCGAAGGCCGCATACTGCTGGACGAGAAATGGAAATTGGCCACTGCACCGGACGGTAACGGCGGTATCTATCGCGCCCTCAAGGACGAAGGCATTCTCGACGAGCTGGAGCGAGCGGGCGTACTGTACCTGCATGCCCATAGCGTGGACAACATTCTAATTAAAGTGGCAGATCCGGTTTTCATCGGGTACTGCATCCGCAAAGGTGCCGACTGTGGCGTGAAGGTGATCGAGAAGGTAGAACCGGACGAAGCGGTCGGTGTGGTGTGTGAGGTAAAGGGAAAGTACCAGGTGGTCGAATACAGTGAGCTTTCCAGCGAAACGGCCAACCGGCGCAATCCAAGCGATGGGAAGCTAACGTTCAACGCGGGCAACATTTGCAATCACTTCTTCACGACTGACTTTCTACGACGGATTGCCGACACGACAATGCCGCTGCACGTggcgaagaagaagatacCGTACGTCGATCCGGCTACCGGCGATCGGATCAAGCCCACCACACCGAACGGCATCAAGATGGAAAAGTTCATCTTTGACGTATTTCCGCTAGCGGAACGGTTTGTGGCATTGGAGGGCCGCCGGGGGGAAGAGTTCAGTGCCCTCAAGAATGCTGACACGGCTGGCATCGATTGTCCTTCCAGTGTGCGGGGCGACATCTATCGATTGCACCGGAAGTGGCTTATCAATGCGGGCGCAACCGAAGTGCTTGATGCTGCCGACGCATCGTTTGATTGCGAAATTTCTCCGCTCTTATCGTACGCGGGCGAAGGTCTGGAGACGGCTGCCAGCGGTCAAAGCTTCCGCTGTCCGGTGCATCTGACTGGCGCTGACGAGCGGCAACCGCACTAA
- the LOC125763383 gene encoding methionine--tRNA ligase, cytoplasmic: MIIYTNTGNPFGLKLLICANLAKTNVEVKHVTLGDPALGDMKHLPILQLNSGVQLFSTDVAAKYLLPGDDASKVVQRDEWLEWSSKRLAPALTHNMAVGTRADPNTKPILNTLVKMLDDCLSSSTFLTGDKINSADVAVWSLLAPDGTLKGAVNIDNLLRWYRQISALPEVQSALAVLPLKDLSFASLQYSNRYGGLHHIVLNPQIADFEGELLADTSANIAETVQREEIEAARAAFGDVDDRAVRDEPRIVLPKPGQKNNLITSALPYVNNVPHLGNIVGCVLSADIFARYSRLCGYNTLYIGGTDEYGTATETKALAENLTPRQICDKYFDIHNSIYRWFGIGFDYFGRTTTAEQTRIVQEIFKELYATGYIETRSVEQLLCQRCDRYLADRFVEGTCPHPGCGYEDARGDQCDGCGKLVNAIELLRPRCKMCNSSPVIRDSSQFFLDLPKIEPALREWVDRSESGWTHNARVITRAWLKEGLKSRCITRDLKWGIPVPLEGYENKVFYVWFDAPIGYISITSRYCKEWKQWWQPDTTNTGVKVDLYQFMAKDNVPFHSVMFPASLLAADKGYTLVSHIMATEYLNYEDGKFSKSRGIGVFGNDAQDTGIPADVWRFYLGAARPEGQDSSFSWSDLQARNNSELLKNLGNFFNRALVFCEKFFDSTIPTMTLLEEDYTLLALINRELKGYVNQMEKARMRDGIRHLLQISRYGNQLMQSEEPWVKVKGTDDQKARAGTVIALCCNFACLLATLIFPFMPTTARNMYSQLNVRGGFINSDKPLIRTLLPTGHRIGKPAVLFTKIEDARIEELKQKYAGQQPQQQTGKTPVPVSPASSAPSFTSLKDAQKAVDEQAAKVRKIKSSGAERSVWQPEVDILLGLKKQLQSLSQPRTSESASVAPGEKKSPKAAANNVSKQTATKAATPGTAPVSADVKALEEEIAQQGSKVRKLKESNSDKSIWQPEVSLLLSLKQKLATLTGIPVAAPAASGKKKGNKK, encoded by the exons ATGATTATCTACACTAACACCGGTAACCCTTTCGGGTTGAAGCTGCTAATTTGTGCAAATTTGGCCAAAACCAACGTGGAGGTTAAGCATGTTACGCTCGGTG ACCCTGCCCTGGGAGATATGAAACATCTGCCCATCCTGCAATTAAACAGTGGGGTGCAGCTGTTTTCCACGGACGTGGCGGCCAAATATCTGCTGCCAGGTGATGATGCATCGAAGGTGGTACAGCGAGACGAGTGGCTTGAATGGTCGTCGAAGCGGTTGGCACCGGCTTTAACCCACAACATGGCTGTCGGTACAAGGGCCGACCCGAACACGAAACCAATCCTGAACACGCTGGTAAAAATGCTGGACGATTGTCTCAGCAGTAGCACGTTTTTGACGGGCGATAAAATCAACAGTGCCGATGTAGCCGTATGGAGCCTGCTCGCTCCAGACGGTACGCTCAAGGGTGCGGTTAATATCGACAATTTGCTGCGCTGGTATCGTCAGATTTCGGCCCTGCCCGAGGTTCAATCAGCGCTGGCCGTACTACCGCTGAAGGATCTAAGCTTTGCGTCGCTTCAGTACAGCAATCGTTACGGTGGATTGCATCACATCGTGCTCAATCCGCAAATTGCCGATTTCGAAGGTGAGCTGCTTGCTGACACGTCCGCTAACATTGCCGAAACGGTGCAGCGGGAAGAGATAGAAGCGGCACGAGCAGCATTTGGCGACGTGGACGATCGTGCGGTTCGCGATGAACCGAGAATTGTACTGCCAAAGCCGGGTCAGAAAAACAATCTCATCACCTCTGCTCTACCGTACGTGAACAACGTTCCGCATTTGGGAAACATTGTCGGATGTGTTCTTTCGGCTGATATCTTCGCCCGCTACTCACGACTCTGCGGCTACAACACGCTTTACATCGGTGGTACGGATGAGTACGGTACGGCAACGGAAACAAAAGCGCTTGCCGAAAATCTCACCCCGAGACAGATTTGTGATAAGTATTTCGATATTCACAACTCGATCTACAGATGGTTTGGAATCGGGTTCGATTACTTCGGACGTACGACCACCGCCGAGCAGACGCGTATCGTGCAGGAAATATTCAAGGAACTGTACGCCACCGGATACATCGAAACACGATCGGTGGAACAATTGCTCTGCCAGCGGTGTGATCGATATCTGGCGGATCGATTCGTGGAAGGAACCTGTCCCCATCCTGGCTGTGGGTATGAAGATGCACGCGGCGACCAGTGCGATGGGTGTGGCAAGCTGGTAAACGCGATAGAACTGCTCCGACCGCGCTGTAAGATGTGCAACTCTTCGCCCGTTATTCGCGATTCGAGCCAATTTTTCCTCGATCTCCCGAAGATCGAACCAGCGCTGCGGGAATGGGTGGACCGATCCGAGTCCGGATGGACACACAATGCGCGGGTGATAACGCGGGCCTGGTTGAAGGAAGGGCTGAAATCTCGCTGCATTACGCGCGATCTTAAATGGGGCATTCCGGTCCCGCTCGAGGGATACGAAAACAAGGTGTTCTACGTGTGGTTCGATGCCCCAATCGGATACATTTCCATCACTAGTCGCTACTGCAAGGAATGGAAACAGTGGTGGCAACCGGACACGACCAACACCGGTGTGAAGGTCGATCTGTATCAGTTTATGGCGAAGGACAACGTGCCGTTCCATTCGGTTATGTTTCCGGCATCGTTGCTGGCAGCAGACAAAGGATACACCCTCGTGTCGCACATCATGGCCACGGAGTATCTCAACTACGAggatgggaaatttagcaagaGTCGCGGTATAGGCGTGTTCGGTAACGATGCACAAGATACGGGCATTCCGGCTGATGTGTGGCGCTTCTATCTCGGTGCTGCACGGCCCGAGGGCCAAGATTCGTCCTTTAGCTGGAGCGATCTACAGGCACGCAACAACAGCGAGCTGCTCAAGAATTTGGGCAACTTTTTCAATCGTGCGCTGGTGTTCTGTGAGAAATTCTTCGACTCCACCATACCGACGATGACCCTGCTCGAAGAGGACTATACACTGCTGGCGCTAATAAATCGCGAGCTGAAGGGATACGTCAACCAGATGGAGAAGGCTCGCATGCGTGACGGCATCCGGCATCTGCTGCAAATTTCTCGCTACGGCAATCAGTTGATGCAGTCCGAGGAACCGTGGGTTAAGGTGAAGGGAACGGATGATCAGAAGGCCCGTGCCGGCACGGTCATTGCCCTGTGCTGCAACTTTGCCT GTTTGCTGGCTACGCTTATATTTCCTTTCATGCCTACGACGGCTAGAAATATGTACAGTCAGCTTAATGTTCGTGGTGGATTCATTAACTCCGA CAAACCGCTTATTCGAACTCTTCTACCGACCGGTCATCGGATCGGTAAGCCGGCCGTACTGTTCACCAAGATCGAGGATGCCCGTATCGAGGAACTGAAGCAGAAGTATGCTGGacagcaaccgcagcaacaAACGGGTAAAACTCCCGTGCCCGTAAGTCCAGCATCATCGGCACCTAGTTTTACCTCGCTGAAAGACGCCCAAAAAGCGGTCGACGAACAGGCAGCCAAAGTGCGCAAGATCAAATCGAGTGGCGCCGAACGTTCTGTGTGGCAACCGGAAGTGGACATTCTGCTCGGGCTCAAGAAGCAATTACAATCCCTAAGTCAACCACGTACATCGGAAAGTGCTTCGGTAGCTCCGGGAGAAAAGAAATCCCCAAAAGCTGCTGCAAACAATGTTTCGAAACAAACGGCGACCAAGGCCGCTACACCCGGAACGGCGCCCGTTTCAGCAGATGTAAAagcattagaagaagaaattgcaCAGCAAGGTAGTAAGGTACGTAAGTTGAAAGAATCCAACTCGGATAAATCCATCTGGCAACCGGAGGTATCGTTGCTGCTGTCGCTAAAGCAAAAACTGGCCACTCTCACCGGCATACCTGTGGCTGCTCCTGCCGCAAGTGGAAAAAAGAAGGGCAATAAGAAGTGA
- the LOC125763513 gene encoding coiled-coil domain-containing protein 130 homolog — MGERKGQNLYYPPDYDPKAGGLNKWQGTHALRERARKIHLGILIIRFEMPYNIWCDGCKNHIGMGVRYNAEKKKVGMYYSTPVYQFRMKCHLCDNHFEIKTDPQNLDYEIVSGARRQENRWDPTQNEQIVPETKEVQRKLFDDAMYKLEHGAKDTKAAEEAKPVLGRLFQRNDSVWRDDFEANSRLRAQFRTRKKELKLQEEKDNALLVRSSLAVALLPESDNDRRMAQLMRLHSSKTVHEKDKERRNAILNRPVLPSTSSNKSATVTKLTGTKLEPKSLGIVKRSATSTGKEFTDHSTEEKRPKVTTTEIPENNGEETKPTKTEDETRPQLLLCNYGSGSSDSD, encoded by the exons ATGGGAGAACGTAAAGgacaaaatttgtattatcCTCCGGATTACGATCCTAAAGCCGGTGGACTAAACAAATGGCAAGGCACGCACGCATTGCGGGAACGCGCCCGCAAAATCCATCTCGGTATCTTGATTATCCGATTCGAGATGCCGTACAACATTTGGTGCGATGGATGCAAGAACCACATCGGCATGGGCGTGCGATATAACGCTGAGAAGAAGAAGGTCGGCATGTACTACTCCACGCCTGTGTACCAGTTCCGAATGAAATGCCACCTGTGTGACAATCACTTCGAGATCAAAACTGATCCACAAAATCTCGATTACGAGATTGTGTCCGGTGCGAGACGACAGGAAAATCGGTGGGATCCGACACAAAATGAGCAGATCGTACCGGAAACGAAGGAAGTTCAACGTAAGCTGTTCGATGATGCTATGTACAAGTTGGAACATGGAGCGAAAGACACGAAGGCGGCCGAAGAGGCCAAACCCGTTCTAGGACGACTGTTTCAACGTAACGATTCCGTTTGGCGCGATGATTTCGAAGCAAACAGCCGTCTTAGAGCGCAATTTAGG ACACGGAAAAAGGAGCTGAAACTTCAAGAGGAAAAGGATAACGCATTGCTAGTACGATCCAGTCTTGCCGTAGCATTGCTTCCAGAAAGTGACAACGATCGACGTATGGCACAGCTAATGCGATTACACTCATCAAAAACGGTACATGAAAAGGACAAAGAACGGCGCAATGCTATCCTTAATCGTCCCGTGCTACCTTCGACTTCGTCGAACAAATCCGCAACGGTTACCAAGCTCACCGGTACTAAGCTGGAACCAAAGAGTTTGGGTATCGTAAAACGGTCAGCTACAAGCACTGGAAAGGAATTTACCGACCATTCGACGGAAGAAAAACGGCCCAAGGTGACAACGACTGAAATTCCGGAAAACAATGGtgaagaaacgaaaccaaCTAAGACTGAGGACGAAACCCGTcctcagctgctgctgtgcaATTATGGATCCGGATCTAGCGATAGTGATTAA